The Tripterygium wilfordii isolate XIE 37 chromosome 4, ASM1340144v1, whole genome shotgun sequence genome has a window encoding:
- the LOC119996882 gene encoding NAC domain-containing protein 2-like produces the protein MDGKMNLMLASLWPGFSFCPTAEELLLEYLLPRKKHGLEAVPGGGFISDVDVYSKEPWSLFKSIADDGGGLVYVFTDLKKVATKEGKSKKNNQRGAGSGFWWGRNGRPVQDGDGNIIGMDHYYTFETKKSKKEKKNDDDADSSKKEHGHWTMHEYSLGDEFGDFLENTVICAVACNTQINIKHSESRSPSKKRRFPASGCDLGDISSKRMCTDSPCSVMMFPEPQEPSLGAEKEDLTAEEIEEWLQEDQHTTPTKSALVLPECKEAVTTQEKVWTIEAMEKWLLEDEETSTDPTIFSDSPSLVLMFSEPQEPSLGAEKEDLTAEEIEEWLQEDQHMPTKSALVQPECKEAVTTQEKVWTIAEMEKWLLED, from the coding sequence ATGGACGGGAAGATGAATCTCATGCTAGCTTCTTTGTGGCCTGGTTTCAGTTTTTGTCCGACTGCGGAAGAGCTGCTCTTGGAATATCTTCTACCTCGCAAGAAACATGGTCTTGAAGCAGTCCCCGGAGGTGGTTTCATTAGCGACGTCGATGTCTACTCCAAAGAACCTTGGtctttgttcaaaagcattgctgatgatggtggtggtttgGTTTATGTCTTCACGGACCTCAAGAAGGTTGCAACCAAAGAAGGAAAATCAAAGAAGAACAACCAAAGAGGTGCTGGTTCTGGATTCTGGTGGGGTCGTAATGGAAGGCCTGTTCAAGACGGTGATGGGAATATCATTGGGATGGATCACTACTACACATTTGAAacgaagaagagcaagaaggagaaaaagaacGATGATGATGCAGATTCAAGCAAGAAGGAGCATGGTCACTGGACCATGCATGAGTATTCCCTGGGTGATGAGTTCGGAGATTTTCTTGAGAATACCGTGATTTGTGCTGTAGCCTGCAACACCCAAATCAACATCAAGCACTCTGAATCTAGAAGTCCTTCAAAAAAGAGAAGATTCCCAGCATCCGGCTGTGATCTTGGAGATATTTCTTCGAAGCGAATGTGCACCGACTCTCCTTGCTCAGTCATGATGTTCCCTGAGCCGCAAGAACCAAGTTTGGGAGCGGAGAAGGAAGATTTGACAGCGGAGGAGATTGAGGAGTGGCTACAAGAAGATCAACATACTACGCCAACAAAATCAGCTCTTGTACTGCCAGAGTGCAAGGAGGCTGTGACAACACAGGAGAAAGTTTGGACAATAGAGGCGATGGAGAAGTGGCTTCTTGAAGATGAAGAAACTTCAACAGACCCAACAATCTTCTCCGACTCTCCTTCCTTAGTCTTGATGTTCTCTGAGCCGCAAGAACCAAGTTTGGGAGCGGAGAAGGAAGATTTGACAGCGGAGGAGATTGAGGAGTGGCTACAAGAAGATCAACATATGCCAACAAAATCAGCTCTTGTACAGCCAGAGTGCAAGGAGGCTGTGACAACACAGGAGAAAGTTTGGACAATAGCGGAGATGGAGAAGTGGCTTCTTGAAGATTAA
- the LOC119996553 gene encoding pentatricopeptide repeat-containing protein At4g13650, with amino-acid sequence MRIEIHETMKLTQISLRGSFSYTNPFHFPRRLSTQVTVNRIQNNQKLIHGNLSRLRFASFSTAAASHVFDEFPLQDNDGHANGLVFLNLMEESGVRANSHTFLWLLEGCLKSGSLVDGKKLHGRILKVGFDREQILFDKILDIYLAGGDLDGAVKTFDDMPNRSVFSWNKMISFFAVKKLASRVMCLFYGMLLENVYPNEATFAGVLRACSGGTVGFDFVEQIHARIFYHGFGSSPIVCNPLIYLYAKNGFVDSARGIFNKLSMKDSVSWVAMISGLSQNGKEEEAILTFCQMHTSAVFPTPYVLSSILSACTKIEFFETGEQLHGLVFKLGFASETYVCNALVTLYSRSGNVMLAEYIFSQMQCKDGVSYNSLISGLAWQGFRDRALGLFKNMQLDCRKPDCVTLASLLNVCASIGALFKGKQLHSYVIKAGMSSDIIIEGALLDLYVKCSDIETAHNFFLTTETKNVVLWNVMLVAYGLLDNLSESFQIFKQMQIEGLVPNQFTYPSILRTCTSLGAIDLGEQIHCQVTKTGFQCNEYVCSVLIDMYAKLGQLDTARTILRRLKKDDVVSWTAMIAGYTQHNLFAEALILFQEMLSRGIRSDNIGLSCAISASAGIQLLNQGQQIHAQSYVSGYSNDLSIENALVSLYARCGKIKEAKLAFDRIDAKDNISWNGLISGLAQSGYYEEALQVFANMNTDGLQADLFTFGSAVSAAANLANIKQGATIHAMIIKTGVDSENEVSNALITLYSKCGDIGDARRKFYEIPVKNEISWNAIITGYSQHGFGIEAVKHFEEMKQVGLKPNHVTFIGVLSACSHVGMVNEGLGYFESMRKEYGLMPKPEHYVCIVDLLGRAGLLSRAKKFIEEMSIEPDAMIWRTLLSACSVHKNMEVGEFAANHLLELEPEDSATYVLVSNMYSVSGKWDSRNQARQMMKERGVKKEPGLSWIEVMNKVHAFFVSDRLHPIADKIYEFLDDLNKRAAEIGYVKDSYSLLNNLEQEQKESTMSIHSEKLAIAFGLLSLPDAIPIRVMKNLRVCNDCHNWIKFVTKVSNRAIVVRDAHRFHHFEGGLCSCRDYW; translated from the exons ATGCGTATTGAAATCCATGAAACTATGAAACTTACCCAGATTTCTCTTCGTGGTTCATTCTCATACACGAATCCTTTTCACTTCCCCCGCAGATTATCTACGCAAGTCACTGTCAACCGCATCCAGAACAACCAAAAG CTGATTCACGGGAATTTGAGCAGATTGAGGTTTGCTTCGTTTAGCACTGCGGCCGCATCTCACGTGTTTGATGAATTTCCTCTTCAAGATAACGATGGACATGCCAACGGAttggtttttttaaatttaatggaAGAGAGTGGAGTTCGAGCAAATTCTCATACATTTTTATGGCTACTGGAGGGGTGTTTGAAATCTGGGTCTTTGGTGGATGGAAAGAAGCTGCATGGGAGGATTTTGAAGGTGGGTTTTGATAGAGAGCAAATTTTATTTGACAAAATTCTGGATATCTATCTCGCTGGTGGTGATTTAGATGGCGCAGTAAAGACTTTTGATGATATGCCTAATAGAAGTGTATTCTCTTGGAATAAGatgatttctttttttgctgTGAAGAAATTGGCTAGTAGAGTAATGTGTCTCTTTTACGGAATGCTATTGGAAAATGTGTATCCAAATGAAGCTACATTTGCTGGTGTTTTGAGGGCCTGCAGTGGTGGTACCGTTGGTTTTGACTTCGTTGAGCAGATTCATGCTAGGATTTTTTATCATGGTTTTGGCAGTAGTCCAATTGTATGCAATCCATTAATATATTTGTATGCAAAAAATGGCTTCGTAGACTCTGCTAGAggtatttttaataaattatctaTGAAGGATAGTGTTTCTTGGGTGGCTATGATCTCAGGGCTATCACAaaatggaaaagaagaagaagctatcCTTACATTCTGCCAGATGCACACGTCTGCAGTGTTCCCAACACCTTATGTTTTATCAAGTATTTTAAGTGCTTGCACTAAAATAGAGTTTTTTGAGACGGGAGAGCAGCTTCATGGTCTTGTTTTCAAATTGGGATTTGCCTCTGAGACATACGTTTGCAATGCTCTTGTAACTTTGTATTCCCGATCTGGGAACGTAATGTTGGCAGAATACATTTTCAGCCAAATGCAGTGCAAGGATGGAGTTTCATATAACTCACTGATATCTGGGTTAGCATGGCAGGGTTTCAGAGATAGAGCTCTAGGTTTGTTCAAGAATATGCAGCTTGATTGCAGGAAACCGGACTGTGTTACCCTAGCAAGCCTCTTGAATGTCTGTGCTTCAATTGGTGCTCTTTTTAAGGGAAAACAACTCCATTCATATGTAATAAAAGCGGGAATGTCTTCAGATATTATCATTGAAGGTGCTCTACTTGATCTTTATGTGAAATGCTCTGATATAGAAACAGCTCACAATTTCTTTCTCACAACTGAGACAAAGAACGTTGTTCTATGGAATGTAATGCTAGTTGCTTATGGACTTTTGGATAATTTAAGTGAATCATTTCAGATATTTAAACAGATGCAGATTGAAGGATTGGTACCTAATCAGTTCACCTACCCTAGTATCTTGAGAACTTGCACCTCATTGGGAGCTATTGATCTTGGAGAGCAGATTCACTGTCAAGTCACAAAAACTGGCTTTCAATGTAATGAGTATGTTTGTAGCGTGCTTATAGATATGTATGCCAAGCTTGGACAACTAGATACTGCAAGGACAATCCTTAGGAGACTCAAAAAGGACGATGTTGTCTCTTGGACAGCGATGATTGCAGGGTATACACAGCACAATTTGTTTGCTGAAGCTCTTATACTTTTTCAGGAAATGCTAAGCCGGGGGATTAGATCGGATAATATAGGACTTTCTTGCGCAATCAGTGCCTCCGCTGGTATTCAATTACTCAACCAAGGACAACAAATTCATGCCCAATCATATGTCTCCGGCTATTCAAATGACCTTTCGATTGAAAATGCACTTGTCAGCCTTTATGCTAGATGTGGAAAAATAAAGGAAGCAAAGTTAGCATTTGACAGGATAGATGCTAAAGATAATATATCATGGAATGGTTTGATATCTGGACTTGCACAGAGTGGATATTATGAGGAAGCATTGCAGGTCTTTGCTAACATGAATACAGATGGATTACAGGCTGATTTATTCACATTTGGATCTGCAGTTAGTGCTGCTGCTAATTTAGCAAATATAAAGCAAGGGGCAACGATTCATGCCATGATTATAAAAACTGGTGTTGATTCAGAAAATGAAGTTTCAAATGCTTTAATCACATTGTATTCAAAGTGTGGTGACATCGGTGATGCAAGGAGAAAGTTTTATGAAATTCCTGTGAAAAACGAGATATCTTGGAATGCTATCATCACAGGCTATTCTCAACATGGATTTGGTATTGAAGCCGTTAAACATTTTGAGGAGATGAAACAGGTAGGCTTAAAACCAAACCATGTTACTTTTATTGGTGTTTTATCGGCCTGTAGTCATGTAGGTATGGTGAATGAAGGACTTGGCTACTTTGAGTCCATGAGGAAAGAATATGGCTTGATGCCTAAACCTGAACATTACGTGTGCATTGTTGATCTTCTAGGTCGGGCTGGTCTTCTGAGTCGtgcaaaaaaatttattgaggAGATGTCAATTGAACCTGATGCAATGATATGGAGGACCCTATTAAGTGCTTGTTCAGTTCATAAGAACATGGAAGTGGGAGAATTTGCTGCCAACCATCTTCTAGAGCTGGAACCTGAAGATTCAGCTACTTATGTTCTTGTATCAAACATGTATTCTGTTTCTGGCAAATGGGATTCTAGAAATCAGGCAAGGCAAATGATGAAAGAAAGAGGTGTCAAAAAAGAACCGGGTCTTAGTTGGATTGAGGTTATGAACAAAGTCCATGCATTCTTTGTTAGCGATCGGCTCCATCCAATAGCTGATAAGATATATGAATTCTTGGACGACTTAAATAAGCGAGCAGCTGAGATTGGATATGTGAAAGACAGTTATAGCCTTTTGAATAACTTAGAGCAAGAGCAAAAGGAGTCAACCATGTCCATTCACAGTGAGAAATTGGCTATTGCTTTTGGCCTCCTTAGTTTGCCTGATGCAATCCCCATACGTGTGATGAAGAATCTTCGTGTTTGCAATGATTGCCATAATTGGATTAAGTTTGTGACTAAAGTTTCAAATAGGGCCATTGTAGTACGAGATGCACACCGTTTTCATCATTTTGAAGGTGGTCTATGTTCATGTAGAGATTATTGGTAA
- the LOC119995970 gene encoding protein SINE1-like: MGRNLSPVLSRELANLRKDAYSRKLAMKALKSYVKDLDSKAIPVFLAQVSETKDSGSVSGEYTISLYEVLARVHGPNIVPQIDSIMATIIKTLASSAGSFPLQQACSKVVPAIARYGIDPTTPEDKKRHIIHSLCNPLSDSLLGSQESLSSGAALCLKSLVDADNWRFASDEMVNRVCQNVAGALEEKSSQTNSHIGLAMALAKHNALIVEAYARLLIQSGLRILNAGVVEGNSQKRLSAIHMVNFLMRCLDPRSIFSELDLIIEEMEKCQSDQMAYVRGAAFEALQTAKKIGSEKESKLEKGCYSVTGSNFGRRGHSRRRNTWTSGDLSPVSISHESQTLDSFIEYDSLVESPISSTQASHNMGYDRQSVNRKLWSYENGGVDISLKDGLFSELAQGSPISNAFSENSRCHGLTDYGENFTEEFAGFSQRNPRNGLPRSCTPSPQRSRSRVNFDDSNLFTTPRKLIHSLQDPGDMNSDFSEKQTSRFRSPSSSKYKDSPSFHQNGFLHDENCKVRENGNICAGDEQLESVSESVSSSDNACVEGDVQDSREAPENKSETERTSIEKAQLNWKPSAGWVFGLLFVLLAVFCFAWMHGQDEPRHFVPT; encoded by the exons ATGGGTAGAAATCTCAGCCCAGTACTGAGTCGAGAATTAGCAAATCTCCGCAAAGATGCTTATAGTCGTAAATTAGCTATGAAAGCACTGAAGTCATATGTGAAAGACTTGGATTCTAAGGCAATACCAGTCTTTCTTGCACAAGTTTCCGAGACCAAAGATTCTGGTTCTGTATCAGGGGAGTATACAATTTCACTCTATGAAGTTCTAGCTCGGGTCCATGGGCCTAATATTGTTCCTCAAATAGATAGCATCATGGCAACCATTATCAAGACTTTGGCTTCCAGCGCAGGGTCTTTTCCTCTTCAACAAGCATGCTCAAAGGTTGTCCCGGCTATTGCAAGATATGGGATTGACCCAACTACACCTGAGGACAAGAAGAGACACATAATCCACTCTCTTTGTAATCCTCTCTCAGATTCCCTCTTGGGTTCCCAAGAGAGCCTAAGTTCTGGGGCTGCCCTTTGCTTAAAGTCTCTTGTTGATGCAGATAATTGGCGGTTTGCATCAGATGAGATGGTGAATAGAGTTTGCCAGAATGTGGCTGGGGCTCTGGAGGAGAAATCCTCTCAAACCAATTCTCATATTGGGTTGGCTATGGCTCTGGCGAAGCACAATGCTCTTATTGTTGAAGCATATGCAAGATTGCTAATACAATCAGGTTTACGGATATTGAATGCTGGGGTTGTTGAAGGGAATTCTCAGAAGCGGTTGTCTGCAATTCATATGGTGAATTTTCTGATGAGGTGCTTAGACCCACGTAGTATATTTTCAGAGCTTGACTTGATAATTGAGGAGATGGAGAAATGTCAATCTGATCAAATGGCTTATGTCAGAGGGGCAGCTTTTGAAGCCTTGCAGACTGCAAAGAAAATTGGTTCAGAGAAAGAATCAAAACTTGAGAAGGGCTGCTATTCGGTCACTGGTTCAAACTTTGGTAGGAGAGGCCATAGTAGGAGGAGAAACACCTGGACTTCTGGTGATCTATCTCCAGTGTCTATCTCACATGAATCACAAACCCTTGATTCCTTTATCGAATATGACTCTCTGGTCGAATCACCTATTTCGTCTACACAGGCTTCTCATAACATGGGATATGACCGACAAAGCGTGAATCGGAAGCTCTGGAGCTACGAGAATGGAGGGGTAGATATATCTCTTAAGGATGGTTTGTTCTCTGAGTTGGCTCAGGGAAGTCCCATCTCTAATGCATTTTCTGAGAACTCTAGGTGCCATGGACTTACTGATTATGGAGAGAATTTCACAGAAGAATTTGCTGGATTCTCGCAGAGAAATCCTAGAAATGGGCTACCTCGAAGTTGTACTCCTAGTCCTCAG AGGTCACGCTCTCGTGTTAATTTCGATGACAGTAACTTATTCACAACTCCAAGGAAGCTTATTCACTCTCTTCAGGATCCTGGTGATATGAACTCAGACTTCTCAGAGAAACAAACCAGCAGGTTCAGAAGTCCATCCTCAAGCAAGTACAAGGACAGCCCAAGCTTTCATCAAAATGGTTTTCTGCATGACGAAAATTGCAAGGTGAGAGAGAATGGGAACATTTGTGCTGGTGATGAGCAGTTGGAAAGTGTTTCTGAGTCGGTATCATCAAGTGACAATGCTTGTGTTGAAGGTGATGTCCAAGATTCTCGCGAAGCTCCTGAAAATAAAAGTGAAACTGAAAGGACTTCCATTGAGAAGGCCCAGTTGAACTGGAAGCCATCTGCTGGATGGGTATTTGGTCTCTTATTTGTTCTACTTGCAGTTTTCTGTTTTGCATGGATGCATGGTCAGGATGAACCTCGTCATTTTGTACCAActtaa
- the LOC119995929 gene encoding T-complex protein 1 subunit theta-like: MVYSMQPYGIQSMLKEGHKHLSGLDEAVLKNIDACKQLSQITRTSLGPNGMNKMVINHLDKLFVTNDAATIVNELEVQHPAAKILVLAAKAQQEEIGDGANLTISFAGEILQMAEELIRMGLHPSEIIIGYTKAINKTVEILDELVEKDSETMDVKNKEQVISRMRAAVASKQFGQEDILCSLIADACIQVCPKNPANFNVDNVRVAKLLGGGLNNSTVVQGMVLKNDAVGTIKQVEKAKVAVFVEGVDTSATETKGTVLIQNAEQLENYSKTEESKVEELIKAVADSGAKVIVSGGAVGEMALHFCERYKLMVLKISSKFELRRFCRTTGAVARLKLSPPNPDDLGYVDSVSVEEIGGVRVIVVRNGSDGNSVSTVVLRGSTDSILDNLERAVDDGVNTYKAMCRDSRVVPGAAAAEIELARRLKEFSFREIGLDQYAIAKFAEAFEMIPTTLAENAGLNAMEIISSLYAEHASGNTKVGIDLEEGACKDVSGMNVWDLYVTKYFALKYAADAACTVLRVDQIIMSKPAGGPRQDAAPGGMDED, encoded by the exons ATGGTGTACTCAATGCAGCCGTATGGAATACAATCAATGCTCAAAGAAGGTCACAAGCACCTGTCGGGTCTTGACGAAGCCGTTCTGAAGAACATCGATGCCTGCAAACAGCTCTCTCAGATTACTCGCACCTCTCTCGGACCCAATG GTATGAATAAGATGGTTATAAACCACTTGGACAAACTGTTTGTCACAAATGATGCTGCCACCATAGTTAATGAACTTGAGGTCCAGCATCCTGCTGCCAAAATTTTGGTTTTAGCtgcaaaggctcaacaagaggAAATCGGAGATGGTGCTAATTTGACAATTTCCTTTGCGGGGGAGATCCTTCAAATGGCAGAGGAGCTTATAAGGATGGGCCTGCACCCAAGTGAGATTATCATTGGATACACTAAAGCAATTAACAAG ACAGTTGAAATTTTAGATGAACTGGTTGAGAAAGATTCTGAAACGATGGATGTCAAGAATAAGGAGCAAGTTATTTCACGAATGAGAGCTGCTGTTGCTAGCAAACAATTTGGACAAGAAGACATTTTATGTTCACTAATTGCTGAT gcTTGCATTCAAGTATGCCCTAAGAACCCAGCAAATTTCAATGTGGATAATGTACGGGTTGCAAAGCTTCTGGGTGGTGGTTTGAATAACTCTACAGTAGTTCAGGGTATGGTTTTGAAAAATGATGCTGTTGGCACCATAAAGCAAGTGGAGAAGGCAAAG GTTGCTGTGTTTGTTGAGGGTGTTGATACATCTGCAACCGAAACAAAAGGAACTGTCCTTATACAAAATGCCGAGCAG CTAGAAAATTATTCGAAAACCGAAGAATCTAAGGTTGAGGAGCTCATCAAAGCAGTTGCAGACTCAGGTGCAAAGGTTATTGTCAGTGGAGGTGCTGTTGGAGAAATGGCATTACATTTCTGTGAGCGATACAA ACTTatggtattgaaaattagctCAAAGTTTGAATTGAGACGATTTTGTCGGACCACGGGTGCTGTTGCACGT TTGAAGCTCAGCCCTCCAAATCCAGATGACCTCGGATATGTTGATTCTGTTTCAGTGGAGGAAATTGGTGGTGTCAGG GTTATTGTTGTAAGAAATGGAAGTGATGGGAACTCTGTATCTACTGTGGTTTTACGAGGAAGTACCGATAGTATATTGGATAACCTTGAAAGAGCTGTTGATGATGGAGTTAATACATATAAG GCAATGTGCAGGGACAGTCGTGTTGTGCCTGGAGCTGCGGCTGCTGAAATAGAGTTGGCCAGAAGACTGAAGGAATTCTCTTTCAGGGAGATAGG ATTGGATCAGTATGCAATTGCAAAATTTGCTGAAGCTTTTGAGATGATACCCACAACCTTGGCTGAGAATGCTGGGCTCAATGCGATGGAGATCATATCTTCACTTTATGCGGAACATGCATCTGGAAACACCAAAGTCGGGATCGACTTGGAGGAGGGTGCTTGTAAGGATGTCTCTGGTATGAACGTGTGGGACCTCTATGTCACCAA GTATTTTGCTCTCAAATATGCTGCCGATGCAGCTTGCACTGTGCTACGAGTAGATCAG ATTATAATGTCAAAACCTGCTGGTGGCCCAAGGCAAGATGCTGCACCCGGAGGCATGGATGAGGACTAG
- the LOC119997972 gene encoding ADP-glucose phosphorylase, translating to MASPGRSPELRQDPVTKRWVIFSPARAKRPTDFQSKSPENPDPNPKSCFFCIGNEHECAPEIFRVPDDPSNPDWKIRVIQNLYPALSRELQNSATVSQNSDPDGCDHVEWGRVLDGFGFHDVVIEAPVHSVQLCDLEPREIGEVLLAYKKRIDQIASFESIKYVQVFKNHGASAGASLSHSHSQILALPVVPPNVSTRLDCMKEYFARVGRCSLCEVQVKDILIDESKHFISIVPFAATFPFEIWIIPRTHSSHFHELDCEKAVDLGGILKLVLRKMSLQLNNPPFNFMIQTSPLQVSAPQLPYCHWFLQIVPQLTGIGGFELGTGCYINPVFPEDAAKVLRELNIPA from the exons ATGGCATCTCCGGGTCGAAGCCCCGAACTGAGACAAGACCCGGTCACGAAAAGGTGGGTTATTTTCTCTCCGGCCCGGGCCAAACGACCCACTGATTTCCAATCCAAGTCACCCGAAAACCCTGACCCAAACCCCAAGTCTTGCTTCTTCTGTATCGGCAACGAACATGAATGTGCTCCAGAGATTTTCCGGGTCCCTGATGACCCGAGCAATCCAGATTGGAAGATTAGGGTTATCCAGAACCTGTACCCTGCATTAAGCAGAGAGCTCCAGAATTCTGCTACGGTTTCTCAAAACTCCGACCCGGATGGATGCGATCATGTCGAATGGGGCCGGGTTCTGGATGGGTTCGGGTTTCACGACGTGGTGATTGAGGCTCCGGTGCACTCGGTGCAGCTGTGTGATCTAGAGCCGAGAGAGATTGGCGAGGTATTGCTAGCTTACAAGAAGAGGATCGATCAAATAGCGAGCTTCGAATCGATCAAATATGTGCAG GTTTTCAAGAACCATGGTGCTTCAGCTGGGGCATCATTGAGCCACTCACACAGTCAAATCCTGGCTCTCCCTGTTGTTCCTCCTAATGTTTCAACTCGACTTGATTGTATGAAAGAATACTTTGCTCGGGTTGGGAGATGCAGTCTATGTGAAGTTCAAGTGAAGGACATTCTAATTGACGAATCAAAACATTTCATATCAATTGTTCCTTTTGCTGCCACATTTCCCTTTGAGATCTGGATTATTCCTAGAACCCATTCTTCACATTTCCATGAGCTAGATTGTGAAAAG GCGGTTGATCTTGGCGGTATACTGAAGCTTGTGCTCAGAAAAATGTCTTTGCAGTTGAATAACCCACCATTCAACTTCATGATCCAGACTTCTCCCCTTCAGGTTTCGGCACCACAGTTACCTTACTGTCACTGGTTTTTACAGATAGTACCTCAGTTAACCGGGATCGGTGGATTTGAACTTGGAACTGGGTGTTACATAAATCCTGTTTTCCCAGAGGATGCTGCGAAAGTTTTGAGAGAACTTAATATTCCGGCGTAG
- the LOC119996246 gene encoding putative H/ACA ribonucleoprotein complex subunit 1-like protein 1 encodes MRPPRGGGGFRGGRDGGGGFRGGRDGGRGGGFRGGRGFGGRGGGRGGGGGGWRDEGPPAEVVEISSFLHACEGDAVTKLTNEKIPFFNAPIYLQNKTPIGKVDEIFGPINESLFSVKMSEGIVATSYQQGDKFYIDPAKLLPLARFLPQPKGQFQAGGRGGRGGGRGGGRGGGRGGFRGRGGPRGGRGPPRGGRGGGFRGRGRS; translated from the exons ATGCGGCCCCCGAGAGGTGGCGGAGGGTTCAGGGGTGGCCGTGATGGTGGAGGAGGGTTCAGGGGTGGCCGTGACGGTGGACGAGGTGGCGGATTTAGAGGAGGCCGGGGGTTTGGTGGTCGCGGAGGTGGAcgtggtggtggcggtggtggttGGCGTGATGAAGGCCCTCCCGCAGAAGTTGTTG AGATTTCTAGTTTTCTTCATGCGTGTGAAGGTGACGCAGTTACAAAGCTTACCAATGAGAAAATACCTTTCTTTAATGCCCCAATCTATCTTCAGAACAAGACCCCGATTGGCAAAGTTGATGAAATCTTTGGTCCTATCAATGAGTCT TTATTTTCTGTTAAAATGAGTGAAGGCATTGTGGCAACTTCATATCAACAAGGTGATAAGTTCTACATTGACCCAGCAAAGCTTTTGCCTCTTGCAAGATTTCTGCCTCAACCAAA GGGACAATTTCAAGCTGGTGGAAGAGGCGGTCGTGGTGGAGGCAGAGGCGGTGGTAGAGGCGGTGGCCGTGGCGGTTTTCGTGGAAGAGGTGGCCCGAGGGGTGGTAGAGGTCCTCCTAGGGGTGGCCGTGGTGGTGGATTTAGAGGCAGAGGAAGGTCATAG